TAAATCAGAATGATTTAAAAGATAACATCAAATTCATGAGTACGTTCGAGAAGATTGTCTCTGAACTAAACTCTACTTATTTTCTTGATTTTAATTTCGATGAATTATTCGATGAAATTGCCAATCATTTAATATTTCTCATAAATCGATTGATCTTTAAACATTCTTCTGATGATATATTCCACGGAGAAATTGAAAAAAAGTATCCTATGTCATTTCAATTAGCCAAACATACATTGAATATCTTAAAAGATGCCTATAACTCAGAGACAACTTTGCTAGAAGCGGACTATCTTGCTCTTTATTTCGAGTTAGTAAGTAAGACTAATGAAGAGATGGCTGATCGGAAAGAGATTGCTATTATATGTAATACAGGCAAAGGAACGGCAGCAATGGTCCGCAGACAGATTGAACGCGTAATTGGGCAAGACATAAAGATATCACAGTTTTCTGAAGCCAATTATGAAACAGAAGATTTATCAAAGTATTTCGCTATTATAACAACAATTCCTTTGGAAAGCATTAGTAATGATATTCCGATGATTTACCTATCCAATATCTTTAATGATAAGTATCTGTCTTCTGAGTGGAATAAAATAATTTCAAATCGTGATGATTTTACAGATGACTTTGAAGTTGTCTTACATGAGGTTAAGAGAACACAATATGAAGAATTAATATTAGATATGATTTTAGATTTAGAGAGTGAAGGATTAGTAGACTTAACATTTCGGGACAGGATACTTGCAAAAGATGAGAGCAGAACATTAATTACGGATAACGGTATTGCTTTACCACACGAAATCAATTATGAGGATAATAAGATAATTATAAATATCGCTAAGTTAACAAATCATATAAGTATTAAAGATAAGATTATTGATTTAGTGATTTTATTGGCGATACCGAACCAAATGAAAGAAAATGATAACGCTTTATTAAATTTATATGATTTAATTTTTGGAGTAGCACAAAATAATAACTTAAAAGACAATATAATGAAAGCTAAGTCAATTAACGAGATGATTAAGATTTTTAATGAAGGTGAGGTTAAATGAATTATATAATTCTGTTTAGTATTATTGCTATTACGGCTTATATACTTCAGTTTGGACTTGGATACTTCCAAATTAAACATTTTAACGAAGTATATTCTGATCTCAGAAGGAAAGGAAGAGTAGCAATTGGCACAAGGGCGGGCAAGATTTCAGCAGGAACAATTGTTATGTTTGCAATTGATGACGAAGCTAAAATACTAGATGCCCGTAAGATGCAAGGAGTTTCAGTGATTGCTAAATTTAAAGAACTACCTGATTATATCGGTGAAGATTTGCATTTTATAGACCATAAACATCCTCTTGTTCAAAAAGAAAATAAACTCACGAAAATTGCGATGGAAGATGCGAGAGATTTATTTATTAAAGTAGAAATGGGTGATTACACAGAAGAGAAAAAATCTGGTCCTGTCGATAATTTACTTTTAAATACGAAAGTAGCAACAAATCAATTTGTAAATAAATTTAAAAGGAGTGCATAAATATGCAATGGTTAGTTAGATTTGCTGAAGGTTTTATGGGGATGTTCCAAGCAGGAGCAGATACCTTTATTGGGTGGATGGGTTCAATTGTACCGTTAGTTTTGATGTTAATGGTGGCAATGAACGCTCTCATTACACTTCTTGGTGAAGAGCGCATTAATAAATTAGCTGCCGCTTCAAACAAGAACTGGATTACTCGTTATATGATTCTTCCTTTTGTTTCAGCATTTATGTTAGGGAATCCGATGTCGATGACTATGGGGCGTTTTTTACCAGAGTTTTATAAACCTGGTTATATTGCTGCACAGATGCAGTTCTGTCATACAAGTAATGGGGTTTTCCCACATATTAATGCTGGGGAACTATTCGTATGGTTAGGTATTGCACAAGGCATTGATGCATTAGGCCTAAATTCAGCTGAGTTAGCTATTCGTTATTTACTTGTAGGTTTAGTGATGAATGCGGTTGGTGGATGGTCAACTGACTTTATTACTGAAAGAATTATGAAGCAACAAGGCATTGAGTTAAATAAATCAGTTATTGCTCAAGAAGTATAATTAAGGAGAATGAACATGGCAGAATTCAATAGTATAAAAGTCTCAAGAGGTAACGGCGGATTCGGTGGACCATTAATTATCACCCCTACTGAAGAGAAACATAAGTTTATTTATGTAGTCGGTGGTGGAGAGCGCCCTGATATTGTTGATAAAATTGAAGAATTAACTGGAATGGAGGCAGTCAACGGATTTAAGACATCGATTCCAGATGACGAAATTGCGTTAGCAATTATAGATTGTGGTGGAACTTTACGTTGTGGAATTTATCCAAAGAAAGGAATTCCGACGATTAATATTATTGCTACTGGGAAAGCTGGTCCATTAGCACAATATATTACAGAAGACATTTATGTATCAAACGTAGGCTTAAATCAAATTGAACTGGCTGAGCCAGGCGCTGAAGCGATTGTATCAACTAATACTGAAAAGTTAGATAAGAAATCAACTTATGATACAACGAAAAAAATCACTGAACAAACGTCTAAGCCAGGGTTAGCGACCCGTATTGGTATGGGAGCTGGTAAAGTTGTTTCGGTCTTTAACCAAGCAGCACGCGACGGGGTCCAGACGATGATCAATACAGTTATTCCGTTTATGGCATTCGTTTCATTGCTTATCGGAATTATTGAATCAACAGGTGTTGGTAATTGGATTGCTAACGTTCTAGCCCCACTAGCTGGTAATGTATGGGGATTGATTCTTATCGGATTTGTGTGTTCGATTCCTGTCTTATCGCCATTATTAGGTCCTGGTGCCGTTATTTCTCAAATTGTTGGTACCCTAATTGGTGTCCAAATTGGTAATGGAGTCATTCCGCCGCATTTAGCTTTACCAGCACTGTTTGCAATCAATACACAAAATGGTTGTGACTTTATTCCAGTCGGTCTAGGACTTGCAGAAGCAGAAGCTGAAACTGTTGAAGTTGGGGTTCCAGCGGTACTGTATTCAAGATTTCTTAACGGAGTTCCTCGTGTCGTCGTTGCCTGGATTGCAAGTTACGGATTGTATCAATAATATTAGGAGGATTTTATGTCAGTGTATGAGACAAAAGTTGTAAACATAGGATCTGATGCAGCTATGTTTAAAGAGGAGAACATGATTGTTCTCTTTGGAGAAAATGCGCCAGCTGATTTAGCGGATTACACTTATAATGTTGAGGTTACACCAGTAAAAGAAACCATCACTACTGGCATGACGTTGATGATTGATAGTGCAGAATTTATTATAACTGCTGTTGGGGATGTCGTTGAAAAAAATCTAAATGATTTAGCCCATATTACTATTCGTTTTAACGGAGCTAATGAGGCAGAATTAGCTGGAACTTTGTATGTAGAGGGAAAAGAAATTCCTGATATTAGTATTGGAACTATGATAGTTATTAAATAATGAAAAGGCCGAATGTTTCGGCCTTTTTCACTATAGGAGATGCCTTATGTATAAAGCTTTTATATTTGATATGGATGGGGTCATTGTAGATTCAGAGAAAATTTATACAGAAGCTATATATAATGTTGCTTTAAAGGAAGGTTTTGAACTAAGAGAAGAATACATTTATAATTTTACTGGAACGACTCATGAATTTACCTGGGAAAACATAAAAAGTGATTATAATCTATCAAAAAGCATTAAAGAATACATCGCTGAAATGTTTAAAGAAGTTGGGGTTATAAAAGAAGCAAAAGGTGTTGAAGCATATCCTGGTGTTGTTGATTTTCTTAAAAGACTTTCCGCTCAACAATATAAAATTGCGATAGCCTCTTCTTCTCCATTAAATGCTATCAACGAAGTAGTCGATTTGCTTAAAATTAGGGAGTACTTTGATATTTTAGTGAGTGGAGAATTCTTCGAAAAATCTAAACCTGATCCAACAATATATTTAGAGACTGCGAAGTACTTAGGTGTAAGCCCTGCAGAATGTTTAGTAATTGAAGATTCGCACAATGGAGTGAAAGCAGCTAAAGATGCTGGAATGTATTGTTATGGTTTTATTGATGCTAAGTATCCAACTCAGGATTTAAGTTTAGCGGACGAATTTGTCGAAAGTTTCGATGAGATAAAATTAAACGAAGGGAGTAAATGATGAAATATATTGTGTTTGATATGGATGGTGTAATTGTAGATTCTGAATATACTTATTTAGAATCTAAAGCAAAGATATTGCACGAAGAAGGTTATGATAAACCAATAAGTTATCAATATCAATTTATGGGAACGACATATGAATTTATGTGGACTACAATGAAGGAAGAATTGGGTCTCGATAAATCTGTTGATTACTATATTGAACAGATGAACAATAAAAGAGAAGAAATGATCCAACGAGATGGAGTAAAACCTATAAAAGGTGTTGTTAAATATATCGAGAAATTGAAATCAGAAGGGGCAACCTTAGCAGTGGCATCATCTTCTCCTAAGAAAGAGATAGAACATAATTTAACAGAATTAGGAATAATTGACTTTTTTGAGGTATTAGTCAGTGGTGAAGAAGTTGAAAATTCCAAACCTGCTCCAGATATTTTTTTGAGAGCTGCAGAATTACTTCAAGTTACACCTGAGAAATGCGTAGCTTATGAAGATACCAAAAATGGATCTTTATCAGCCAAAACGGCTGGGATGTATGTAATAGGATTTGAAAATCCAGATTATCCTGCACAGGATCTTAGTGCAGCAGATGAGATAATAAATAGTTTTGTATAAATGGAGGAAAAATGAAATTAATTATTGATTCAGCTAATGTTGATAAAATCAAAGAGTATCTAGAATATCTACCTATTGATGGGGTAACGACTAATCCATCAATTCTCAAAGCAGAAGGTAAGATTGAGTTTATAAATCACATGAAGGAAATTCGTCATATTATTGGCATAGATAAATCATTGCATGTGCAAACAATTTCTGATACCGCTGAAGGAATGGTTCGAGATGCACACGATATTCTTGAAAGTATAGATGATCAAGTTTATGTTAAAATCCCAACGAGTAAAGAAGGACTTAAAGCTATAAAACAACTAAAAGCAGAAAGCGTTAATATTACTGCAACAGCTATTTATTCAACAATGCAGGGATTACTCGCAACTGAAATGGGTGCAGACTATTTGGCACCTTATATTAATCGAATGCAAAACCTTGACACTGATCCTTTCTTGGTAGTTAACCAATTAGCTAGAAATATTGAACAGACTAATAGTAGCACAAGGATATTGGGTGCCAGCTATAAGAATGTTAGTCAAGTTATTGATTCATTAATGGCTGGGGCGACCCATGTAACAGTGGGTTCCGATGTATTAGACAAATTCCTAGATAATGCTAATATAGCTAAAGCAGTAGCGGATTTCGGACAGGATTGGAATACCATTCACGAAAGATTTAGTATCAAGTAATTGCATCTAATAATTTTATATTCATACAGTTGATATAAGCAATAAAGTTACAACATGGGCTAAAATAATGCTCTCTGCCAACTGTTTTATAGATTGACTGTAGAGATTTAACTATATTTGTATGATATGATATAATTCATTAAATTTAAAAACCCAGATTGAAGAAAGGGCACATCTTCAATCTGGGTTAAGCGTT
This region of Suicoccus acidiformans genomic DNA includes:
- a CDS encoding HAD family hydrolase, with product MMKYIVFDMDGVIVDSEYTYLESKAKILHEEGYDKPISYQYQFMGTTYEFMWTTMKEELGLDKSVDYYIEQMNNKREEMIQRDGVKPIKGVVKYIEKLKSEGATLAVASSSPKKEIEHNLTELGIIDFFEVLVSGEEVENSKPAPDIFLRAAELLQVTPEKCVAYEDTKNGSLSAKTAGMYVIGFENPDYPAQDLSAADEIINSFV
- a CDS encoding PTS glucitol/sorbitol transporter subunit IIA codes for the protein MSVYETKVVNIGSDAAMFKEENMIVLFGENAPADLADYTYNVEVTPVKETITTGMTLMIDSAEFIITAVGDVVEKNLNDLAHITIRFNGANEAELAGTLYVEGKEIPDISIGTMIVIK
- the srlA gene encoding PTS glucitol/sorbitol transporter subunit IIC; the encoded protein is MQWLVRFAEGFMGMFQAGADTFIGWMGSIVPLVLMLMVAMNALITLLGEERINKLAAASNKNWITRYMILPFVSAFMLGNPMSMTMGRFLPEFYKPGYIAAQMQFCHTSNGVFPHINAGELFVWLGIAQGIDALGLNSAELAIRYLLVGLVMNAVGGWSTDFITERIMKQQGIELNKSVIAQEV
- a CDS encoding BglG family transcription antiterminator — protein: MGILNRWYRLLNYLVSNDQVSLSNIQQNLNVSQQTVKSTINLLNNELSGIAQIIEHNGYYYIEIYKYNEFENILNGSLKQMSDYNSSSKRQAYIIRQLVEAKDYILIQDLADDLSVSRGTVNNDLRSLRQISLKYDVIVNSAPNKGLKLEGSEFGIRLLEIYHSADYFHYKVITDEEVQLIYRLQEKYRFRRRDAYLLLKVLDISLFRVFHGDDMSIIENYINYSRKESYLDELITGIEYNFRISLSEEEIDFISFPLNLNANNLKINQNDLKDNIKFMSTFEKIVSELNSTYFLDFNFDELFDEIANHLIFLINRLIFKHSSDDIFHGEIEKKYPMSFQLAKHTLNILKDAYNSETTLLEADYLALYFELVSKTNEEMADRKEIAIICNTGKGTAAMVRRQIERVIGQDIKISQFSEANYETEDLSKYFAIITTIPLESISNDIPMIYLSNIFNDKYLSSEWNKIISNRDDFTDDFEVVLHEVKRTQYEELILDMILDLESEGLVDLTFRDRILAKDESRTLITDNGIALPHEINYEDNKIIINIAKLTNHISIKDKIIDLVILLAIPNQMKENDNALLNLYDLIFGVAQNNNLKDNIMKAKSINEMIKIFNEGEVK
- a CDS encoding fructose-6-phosphate aldolase, with translation MKLIIDSANVDKIKEYLEYLPIDGVTTNPSILKAEGKIEFINHMKEIRHIIGIDKSLHVQTISDTAEGMVRDAHDILESIDDQVYVKIPTSKEGLKAIKQLKAESVNITATAIYSTMQGLLATEMGADYLAPYINRMQNLDTDPFLVVNQLARNIEQTNSSTRILGASYKNVSQVIDSLMAGATHVTVGSDVLDKFLDNANIAKAVADFGQDWNTIHERFSIK
- a CDS encoding HAD family hydrolase, whose protein sequence is MYKAFIFDMDGVIVDSEKIYTEAIYNVALKEGFELREEYIYNFTGTTHEFTWENIKSDYNLSKSIKEYIAEMFKEVGVIKEAKGVEAYPGVVDFLKRLSAQQYKIAIASSSPLNAINEVVDLLKIREYFDILVSGEFFEKSKPDPTIYLETAKYLGVSPAECLVIEDSHNGVKAAKDAGMYCYGFIDAKYPTQDLSLADEFVESFDEIKLNEGSK
- a CDS encoding transcriptional regulator GutM; protein product: MNYIILFSIIAITAYILQFGLGYFQIKHFNEVYSDLRRKGRVAIGTRAGKISAGTIVMFAIDDEAKILDARKMQGVSVIAKFKELPDYIGEDLHFIDHKHPLVQKENKLTKIAMEDARDLFIKVEMGDYTEEKKSGPVDNLLLNTKVATNQFVNKFKRSA
- the srlE gene encoding PTS glucitol/sorbitol transporter subunit IIB; this encodes MAEFNSIKVSRGNGGFGGPLIITPTEEKHKFIYVVGGGERPDIVDKIEELTGMEAVNGFKTSIPDDEIALAIIDCGGTLRCGIYPKKGIPTINIIATGKAGPLAQYITEDIYVSNVGLNQIELAEPGAEAIVSTNTEKLDKKSTYDTTKKITEQTSKPGLATRIGMGAGKVVSVFNQAARDGVQTMINTVIPFMAFVSLLIGIIESTGVGNWIANVLAPLAGNVWGLILIGFVCSIPVLSPLLGPGAVISQIVGTLIGVQIGNGVIPPHLALPALFAINTQNGCDFIPVGLGLAEAEAETVEVGVPAVLYSRFLNGVPRVVVAWIASYGLYQ